The region CCACCAAGCAATGTAGTCGCCTCCAGTGCCTTTGCCCACCACCAGCAGTGCCGCCGCCCACCACCAGTAGTGCCACCCCCCACCggtctgtttttcttttgatttttttttttttgggatttacTCATCTGGGTTTTGCTTAGAGTTGTTGGTTTTGGTCTATAATATTAGgaatcataaaatattttaggaATCATAAAACGTCCTCCACTGTCGGACACTACATTTTTCTGGTAAATTGGTATTACTTTTTCAGCTAAACCCATAATGGTTTtgatctagattttttttttcccagtttGCCTTCACGAATTAATTTTGATTCCCTCTGGCAGACGATTTTTGCTTTTAGACTTTCTAGTTGGCTAATGTTTCCCCCGTTTGGCTTTTGTATTTGTGGTTGTTGTTTTACATGTTTGTTTGTGTAGctgatgtgtttgatgatttgcttgtattttttgcttttgggtTTCTGGTTTATTCTACAGATGGTAGTTTCAGTTTGttggtttaatttaatttggagTACATATTTGTTGTTGGGAGCCTGCGATTTATGTACCAGAGATTAGGCAAATTTTTGTTACTAAGAAAATTTAACTTGCTACAAATATAGAGACGGTGGTGTGTTAGTGTTTGACTAAATTAAACAAAGTTATTAAGAAAGTGAAAGGAAATGATCCTTGTGGTTTGTGTGGTATGGTGCTTGAGActcactttttgtttttgctggatgggttttttttgaaattggattttgttttagtagaaaattttgaacattgggaaaaaaaatctgAATGTTGAATGCCGTCGAAACAAAATGCCAtcattgctttctttttttttttgaacggaaaaTTGCATCTTGcatataaaggtaaaaaaatagTGACCCCAATACAGGGTATAGGGGCCGGAAAGCTCCCTACAAACAATGGAAAAAATACTTGGTGgaatttcttccaaccaaaCACACTCAACCTTATTACGTATAGCCTTTCTTACTAACTTATGAGCTACTTTGTTACAAATTCTAGGCACATGAACAAACTTTGTAGccagaaagaaaataagatccTGTTGAATACTCTCAATAAAATGGCCGGCTGTAGTGTAGTTGGGTGAATTTTGATTGATCTCTTGGACCACTTGACTAGCATCACCctaaaaaataacatcaaagaATCCAACCTCTCGACAGAATTGGACTGCATGGTAGGCAGCCATTGTCTCAACCAGTGGCAGAGCTAGGATTTTGAGTGAGGAgggtcaagaattttttttttaatgaataaaaaaaactaaagttgaacaaaaattaattagaaattttaactaacgcaataaataaataattgatcaaaattaaactaatttttaaaacatataaatgtaacttacaatttaattGAGTTGTCCTCGACGAGTCTTCATTCCTTGAAATCGCTGCATGATTTTTTCATTGTTGATAGTCTTGAATATATCCTTCTCAATGTACGTGACCAAATAATCATTCATCCACTGATCTCCCATTCTGTTACGTAAAcgatttttaacaatattcattGCTGAAAATGCTCTTTCAACAGTTGCTATCGCAACTGATAGAATCAATGACAATGTCACCAATGAATAAACTAATGGATAGGTGATATATTTTTTCATCTCCACCATCTTCTCAGCAAGTTGTCCAATCCCTTTAAGTGTGGCAAATTCTTCACTAGAACGCATGTCAATGATATATGTTTCAAGTTGGTTGTCCAAAGTCATAAGTTGAATTGCTGAAAAATCATTCGGATAAAGCTGAGCAAGACAAAGTATATTATCCTTATTAAAGGCAGCAAACAAGTCATCTGGACTCAGGCACACAACACAAAGTAATAATTCATAATTCGCCTCAGTAAAGCGACTGTtaagttcttggagttgcatGTCCATAACAATATAATAAAGCTCCACACGATAATGATGCAAATTTGTCATGCTTTGAGCTTTTCTCCGTGATCGAGATTGGTACATATCATCCATATTGggcacaacaatttttttttttttgcacaaaacaaagaaatttcttcaaataaagAGTTTCACCCTTCTTCTCTCATAGCCTGTAAATGCTGCTTTGAAACTTCAACCAACTTCATTGCATTTAGAATATTTTGATCTTTTCGTTGTAATGCTTGAGATAACTCATTTGTAATccccaaaacacttttcattAAATGTAAATTGAAAGCAAATTTAAAAGTCTGTAGCAACTGAATCAATATATTTGCTTCTGCTCTCTGTTCAGAATATAAACCATCTTCCACAATATCTTCAACCGCCTCGATGATAGAAGAAAACATGATAATAAGATTAATAATTGCACCATAATGAGAACTCCAACGTGTATCTCCAGGTCTCTTtagattcatttcttgattCAAGCCACGACCAgtagaaatttcattattttgtagTGCTTCAACAACTTCAGCAATTCTTTTTTCACGAAGTGTGTCACGACGCTTGCATGATGCTCCAACAACATTAAAAACACTATTAACCAAGctaaaaaaagttgcaatttggATGTGATTTTTAGCAACAACAACTAAAGTCAGTTGAAGCTGATGTGCAAAGCAATGAACATAATAGGCAGATgagttttcattcaaaataagtGTTTTAAGTCCATTCAACTTACCTCGCATATTGCTAGCTCCATCGTATCCTTGTCCTCTCAATTTGCTAATACTTAAATGATGTTTGATAAGTACTGACTCAATTGTCATCTTCAATGTTGCAGCCGTGGTATTGCTAACATGTGTGATGCCTAAAAAACGTTCAATCACATGACCCTTCTTATCTACATATCGCAAAACAATTGCCAATTGTTCTTTAACAGATATATCACGAGCTTCATCAACTAGGATAGCAAATGACGAGTCTCCAAGATCTTTAAGAATAGCATCTAGAGTTTCACTTGCTGCAGCATTtgctatttctttttgaatgtcCGGTGCAGTCATTTGATGATTTTCAGGAGCATTTTCCAAGACTACCTTGTCAATTTCTTCATTATGTTTTGCTAGAAACTGCAACAATTCACGAAAATTTCCCTGATTACTTGAGTTTTTAGATTCATCATGGCCACAGAATGCTAAACCTTGTTGCTGTAAAAAGCGAATACAATTAACTGATGCATTCAAACGAGTTCTATAGTCTCTTTTTTGTTGATATGATTGCTTGTCAAAAAATGTTATGATGCTTTGTTTCTGATTTAACAAAGCTTCACATCTTTGTTGAGCTTGATTATGTGCACTATTGTGAGCCCTTACATGACTCTGtaacttttctctctttttccaaTTTGTAAACCCTTCAATAACAAATGAGTCTCTTCCTGCTTGATTTCTAATGTCCGGTCTGAAGAGATAACAAAACAAGCAATACGCAGCATCTTTTAAAATGTTGTATTCCAACCAGTCAGAATATTCTTCGAACCATGCTGGATTAAAACGACGCCATGTTTTTCCAAATTGTGTTTGTGGAAAATTATGCTCAAATGGTtgacaaggtttttttttttgtagatatacTCTTCGAATTTTGTCTCTATCACTAGGATGgtaatctgaattttttttccttaagccTGGATTGGTTGGCAGATTTGCTAAATCTACCTCAAAACGAGctcgtttagaatttgattgtagCTCAATTGAATCATTGATCTCCATAATCTCAcacaactacaattatatattttatacaattaatatatgaaaccaaaacaattatatatatatattcctaaacaattaaatataaaaacaattattaaaaaaaaaagcaatctaaatatataaaaaaataatttcaaaagaacaatttaaatataaaaagcttaaatcttaatcaaaataaaagttaaatacatatttacatACCTGATAGGTCGGTTGAACTTTGAGGTTTGAAGGTTTATTTGAATGGATGAACCTTAACACTTGAGTAACTTAGAAGTCGAATCATTCTCCTCCTTCTCCTTTCTTTGATATCAGACTATCAGTGATTTCAATCTTGCTTGAATTTTGTCATTGTGTTAAGTTTAACCAAACATCCGCCTAAAAGCCTCAAATTCTCAAAATTTCTGAATGAGATTTGACATTCACACGGCAGGTTATGCAACACTCAATTGTCTCAAGCTATCAAGCAAGTCGCACTGTTAGACTGAGACACGCACGTCGTCCCGATTCCCAAAAGGCTATAGCCGCCACACCAATtgatgtatatatttttttccaagCAAAAAGAATtcaattcatttgttttttctacattaatttatttattttttacacatGATTCATTTACATTAAATATATTTgcttttcattaaatttttgcacgatttcatttgttttttaacttttttttctttgccttttgcATTAAATGTTGGACAACTTTCACAGTTTCACTTGACTTGTTTATTTGCCTTGCATTAAATGTGAAGACAGAACACTCTTCAGTCTTCACAAGATCACACCAGGCGGCAGGCACCAAGCCACCAGCTACGCATTCGGTCAGTCGGTCTACTTGATAGGCTGCTGCCACTGCCAGCTTGCAAATCATGATTGCATCTACAGACTCTACTAGAACGGTGCGTTTTGAGCTTTtggataaagaaagaaaaaaaaaatgtcgtcTTTTACCTTCATCAACTTCTGAAAGACCAAACTACCTATTTTCTAGTCTTCTTACAGAGTAAATAAACTGTAAATAGGAATGagaaaggtgaaaaaaaaaaaaaaaaaactcacaacaaaGGGATTCCAGGGGGGCATTCCAGGggtatagaaaaaaatataccctctgcaaaaaaaatttataagaagTGAGGGGGGGCATTtgcccccctccctccgcccctggTCTCAGCCATCTTAGGAGCCACTTGCAATTGAAAAGGGATGCTTCTAGCCCCAAAAAATCTCCCATGGCAATCTCGAGCCATAATCCCCAGGCCGATCCAACCATTTGAGCCATCAACTGCTGCATCCCAATTCATTTTAATAGTACCTTGGGGAGGAGGGTACCACCTATCAGTCACCGTAGCAGGGATGGACTCTTCATTCTGCGTTAAAGCCTTTACTGCATTGCAGCACTTCTTGAACTCTTTCTGAGACTTTGAGGCATCTGTAAGGATAACACTAGGAAGGGTAAAATCCCCTTCAAAAGTAAAACGGTTCCTCCGCAACCATATGCCCCTGGACAGTACTGCAAATAAGCACAGTTCCTCCCTATTAAAACGTCCCATATAATCTTCAAAAACCTGCATAAAACTGGCACCTTGACTGGACCATTTTTGAAAAGGAGaggacccccccccccccccccaaacatCACTGGCCGAAGGGCAGCTCCACAATGCATGAAGAACATTTTCAGTTGAATTGCCACAGATTGAGCAAATCGGATCCTCCACTACTTGTTTTTTATGGAGGTTATCCTAGTTGCTGAGAACCTTTTCCCTCTAGTTTTCTCTCTGCAACTTTTGGGGTAAAGCTGTCGCCCTCTCGTCTTTGTTTTGATGTAGAGCTTTTGGTAGGGCATCACCTACTTGTTTTGGTGTTCTGATTGTGGCGAAGGATTTTGTGATTCATGGAAGAGGAGTTATCCATGATATGGGGAAAGTTTTCATTGGGTGAAACAGAACAAGCGGAGGTTTCTATGGAATCTTCCAAAATCGTGCCAATGGTCAAACGAGGAAATCATTGTTTGATAGGAAAACTGATGGCAGACAGGATATTGCCTAAGGATTTCCTCAAAGCCCTGCTTCTCAGGGCATGGCGTCCGATGGGAGAGGTATCCTTCAACGCCATTGGTAACAACATGTTTATCATGGATTTCGAACATGTGTGGGTCAAGTCTCGTATCCTGGAGGGTAGGTCGTGGCTTTATGATGGGAACCTGGTTTCCTTAAAAGAGTTCGATGGTCTTACTCCTCCATCAAGTCTGAATTTCGATATAGCCTCCTTCTAGGTGAGGATGTACAACCTACCCCTTGCCTGCATAGGGAAGACAGCTGGTCAAAAACTTGGGGAATCAGTCAGACGTGTGGAGGAAGCAGGTATTGCTGACGGTGAAGCTGGATGAGGGGAGTTCCTAAGGGTGAAAATCTTCATTGATATAACAAAGCCACTGGCAAGAGGTCGTGTACTCCATGTCTCGAACCAGTCCATTTGGGTGGCGTTCAAGTACGAAAAATTGCACAAGTTTTGTTGTAGTTGTGGAATCATCAAGCACGGTAGTCAAGGGTGTGCTAACATGGGGTCGCGACGCTTCCCAATTAAGGAAAATGCTCTCCCGTACGGTAGTTGGCTTCATATGATGCCTCATTTTCTTCCGCGGGGGGGCCCCTCATTTGGATCCAAGGACAGGAGGAGTAACTCAGGAAGCTATAGAGATGACGGTTCCACGGAGGAAGTGCACAGTGCTGAAGGCGGCGGGGAAGCGCTTGGGCTAACCCTAGCAACTCTCCGATGTCGTCCGAAAAGGAAAGAGCTTGGCATTTAGGGCAAGAAGTTAGTGCAAAGGCTCCAATTACTTAGGAGGCGAACGTTATGGAGGAGCGTTCCGAAACTGATACGCGGGGATCACAGGAGGTTTCTAAGGAAACCATCTGTTCTCAACGTATTCCAGAAAAGACAGTAACGGATGATTTGGTGGGGTCAGCGAATGGTCGAtccaaaaagaaatattttggatCCTGGGACCCGGTCAATGGAGGCATGATGTGGCAGGATGTGGATAAAGAGAGCGATATCCAGCTGGAGAAGGATCCCGTGACTCACACGTATCACCCACATGTCCGCAAAAAGGGGAACTACATGGCTATTTCTCGATCACCTGTGAGTAAGGGTGCATTTACTTCTAAAACAGTTGAAGGGCCCAAATCAAAGAAACCTCCAGAAAAACCCCGAAGCATTTTGTCTTGGAAGAAACGTGCTCGGTAGGGCCAGTCCGAGGTGCCTACTCCGGCTCGGGGTAAAAGTCTGGAGGGGAAGCGAAATGGAGGAATGGCCCCGGAAGTTGGAACGAAGGCCCAGTCAAAGAAGGGAAGGAAAAATAATGTTCGTGGTGCCCGAGCATCGCATGTACCGGTGGAGGCTGTGGAACAGCCCCCCCCCTCCCAATGACTCACCTGAGTTGGAACTGCTGGGGGCTTGGAAACCCCTGGACAGTTCGAACCTTCAAGTTACTTGTGAGGGATAAGAAACCCAACTTAGTTTTCCTTATGGAAACCAAGCTTCTACGGTCTAAAATGGAAATTATTCGTGTTAAACTTGGCTTTGATAGTGTTTTTGTGGTTGATTGTAAAGGTAGGAGTGGTGGTTTGGCATTGCTGTGGAATCCGGGTGTCTAGGTGACCATTCAAAACTATAGCCTTCGACATATGAATGCTACAATCTAGTGTCATTCTAAGGCATTCCAATGGAAGCTGACGTGCTTTTATGGGCATCCTGAAGTGGCCAGAAGACATGAAGCATGGGCGCTTCTTAGATTTCTATCTCAGATGAG is a window of Alnus glutinosa chromosome 4, dhAlnGlut1.1, whole genome shotgun sequence DNA encoding:
- the LOC133866265 gene encoding uncharacterized protein LOC133866265 is translated as MICKLAVAAAYQVDRLTECVAGGLVPAAWCDLVKTEECSVFTFNARQINKSSETVKVVQHLMQKQQGLAFCGHDESKNSSNQGNFRELLQFLAKHNEEIDKVVLENAPENHQMTAPDIQKEIANAAASETLDAILKDLGDSSFAILVDEARDISVKEQLAIVLRYVDKKGHVIERFLGITHVSNTTAATLKMTIESVLIKHHLSISKLRGQGYDGASNMRGKLNGLKTLILNENSSAYYVHCFAHQLQLTLVVVAKNHIQIATFFSLVNSVFNVVGASCKRRDTLREKRIAEVVEALQNNEISTGRGLNQEMNLKRPGDTRWSSHYGAIINLIIMFSSIIEAVEDIVEDDDLFAAFNKDNILCLAQLYPNDFSAIQLMTLDNQLETYIIDMRSSEEFATLKGIGQLAEKMVEMKKYITYPLVYSLVTLSLILSVAIATVERAFSAMNIVKNRLRNRMGDQWMNDYLVTYIEKDIFKTINNEKIMQRFQGMKTRRGQLN